One stretch of Brettanomyces nanus chromosome 4, complete sequence DNA includes these proteins:
- a CDS encoding uncharacterized protein (EggNog:ENOG41) translates to MDPLPKQNDDTDLLTAMMAGATAGAFQTAATYPFEYLKTTSQIKNQVLMLKPPVEAMNSISIRPMYTGCAVLATGNALKAATRMCLFNSFSHFMATENGSTTAPRIVVAGLMTGFVETLWVIPFENIKTRMIENRMYREGMEMNMAKAVDVRASPSSPLKTSKRARTADSSFTTRARHISDTRLKALKYYAKNPSITFPAVVKEIYSTQGLRGFKQGSLITIFRQCMNSMVWYSTFSSLQQLIDPNRDSISELELLGMGFASSCAVVATTQPLDLVKTRMQTKNYRLFYRDLMTCVFKVFVEEGLRKFWCGWFPRLIKVSCSSSVTLITYEYTVKGIQKLKTMKPFSAS, encoded by the coding sequence ATGGATCCGTTACCAAAACAAAATGACGATACAGATCTCTTGACTGCTATGATGGCAGGTGCCACAGCTGGTGCCTTCCAGACGGCGGCAACTTATCCATTTGAGTATCTCAAAACCACCTCCCAAATTAAAAACCAGGTATTAATGCTAAAACCCCCAGTTGAAGCAATGAATTCGATTTCAATCCGACCAATGTACACAGGTTGTGCGGTTCTTGCAACTGGTAATGCATTGAAGGCAGCTACACGTATGTGCCTTTTCAATTCGTTTTCACACTTCATGGCCACAGAGAACGGTTCTACTACAGCCCCTCGTATCGTGGTGGCAGGACTGATGACAGGATTCGTCGAAACTTTGTGGGTAATTCCGTTTGAAAATATCAAGACTAGGATGATTGAGAATCGTATGTATCGTGAGGGGATGGAGATGAATATGGCCAAGGCTGTGGACGTGCGTGCGTCACCTTCGTCTCCTTTGAAAACCTCGAAAAGAGCTCGCACTGCGGATAGCTCTTTCACTACAAGGGCTAGACACATTTCGGATACTCGCCTCAAAGCACTAAAATACTACGCCAAAAATCCTTCTATCACTTTTCCAGCTGTGGTAAAGGAGATATACAGTACCCAAGGTTTAAGGGGGTTTAAACAAGGCTCGCTAATCACTATATTCAGACAATGCATGAACAGTATGGTGTGGTATTCCACCTTCAGTTCTCTGCAACAATTGATTGATCCCAACAGGGACTCCATCTCTGAACTTGAACTTTTGGGAATGGGATTCGCCTCTTCATGCGCTGTTGTTGCTACTACTCAGCCTTTGGATCTTGTTAAAACAAGAATGCAAACCAAAAACTATCGTCTTTTCTACAGAGACCTGATGACTTGCGTTTTTAAAGTGTTTGTTGAGGAGGGCCTCAGGAAATTCTGGTGTGGTTGGTTCCCTCGACTCATCAAGGTGAGCTGTAGTTCTTCGGTTACGCTTATTACCTATGAATATACTGTAAAGGGAATTCAGAAACTCAAGACTATGAAACCTTTTTCCGCCTCATGA
- a CDS encoding uncharacterized protein (BUSCO:EOG09343VHG), with protein MSYVITAIAHEDKYPSGAIDSVMELINKLPLKLTSIVKLSPDKATDFEVDLDISKTGVVNPKESFVDDLYGQVRDQLTRSSVDGVDLIFQMNDETRKDKKLAVFDMDSTLIQQEVIELIAAQANCEKEVAAVTRAAMNGELDFKQSLAKRVALLKGIESEHLWNDLKPQLKFTPGVRELCKFLKGKGCKLAVFSGGFLPLANYAKKQLDLDYAFANVLATEFNSEDKEVLSGETLGEVVDGLKKRELMVQIASENDISLANTVATGDGANDLPMMKKAGFGIAWNAKPRVQKEAPSCLNSHSLKDALYIFGYNDTDIDKELKY; from the coding sequence ATGAGTTACGTTATTACTGCCATTGCACATGAAGATAAGTACCCTAGTGGTGCCATTGATTCTGTTATGGAGCTTATAAATAAGCTTCCCTTGAAGTTGACTTCCATAGTGAAGTTAAGTCCAGATAAAGCTACAGATTTTGAAGTGGATCTTGACATCTCTAAAACTGGTGTAGTCAATCCTAAGGAATCGTTTGTGGATGATTTGTATGGACAAGTTCGGGATCAGTTGACACGCAGCTCAGTTGATGGTGTTGACTTGATATTTCAGATGAATGATGAGACTAGAAAGGATAAGAAGCTAGCCGTGTTTGACATGGATTCCACCTTGATCCAGCAAGAGGTGATTGAGTTGATAGCTGCACAAGCAAACTGTGAAAAGGAAGTGGCTGCAGTTACCAGGGCTGCCATGAATGGTGAATTGGATTTCAAGCAGTCGCTCGCAAAACGAGTTGCACTTTTGAAGGGAATCGAGTCAGAGCACCTTTGGAATGATTTGAAGCCTCAATTGAAGTTCACGCCGGGAGTCAGGGAACTATGCAAATTTCTAAAAGGCAAGGGCTGTAAATTGGCTGTTTTCTCAGGAGGTTTTTTGCCATTGGCTAACTATGCCAAAAAGCAGTTAGATCTCGATTATGCTTTTGCTAATGTATTGGCTACTGAGTTTAATTCTGAGGATAAAGAGGTATTAAGTGGAGAGACTTTAGGGGAAGTTGTTGACGGATTGAAAAAAAGGGAATTGATGGTTCAGATCGCTTCCGAGAATGATATCTCGTTGGCCAACACAGTGGCCACAGGTGACGGTGCCAATGACTTAccaatgatgaagaaagcGGGCTTTGGAATTGCATGGAATGCGAAGCCAAGGGTGCAAAAAGAAGCTCCATCATGTCTCAACTCGcattctttgaaagatgccCTCTACATTTTTGGATATAACGATACTGATATCGATAAGGAACTTAAATACTAG
- a CDS encoding uncharacterized protein (BUSCO:EOG09344A7C) — MTPKQRRAPQKEHVEAAEMIVKKYLTEDFDYSKIDFSLLTTMRYDPSLYRGDLPLLDAIYQEPLDESFFFLIENHIRRINIARDFFEITDMGELTKKILLQHVTEAMKGLGLDKVSPYKVRILVDKQGQIHLDLVGPIDIPLNTSLDCATTFTAYLDTKPTVISPFTSFKTTYRKAYNNAKARTVPENTINTDVILYNTAGSITESSFCNVALQRSVKNPLTGQETMRWVTPPLSVGCIEGTFRKYLMDKEILYEAAVSVKSLKNGEVILLFNAVRGIIKAQLVL; from the coding sequence ATGACTCCCAAACAACGAAGAGCTCCTCAAAAGGAACATGTTGAAGCTGCAGAAATGATTGTCAAGAAATACCTCACAGAGGACTTTGATTATTCCAAGATCGACTTCAGTTTATTAACCACCATGAGATACGACCCTTCTCTCTATAGAGGAGACCTTCCATTATTAGATGCGATCTATCAAGAACCCTTGGACGAAtcgtttttctttttgattgaAAATCATATTAGACGAATCAATATTGCCAGAGacttttttgaaatcaCCGATATGGGTGAGCTGACTAAGAAGATACTTTTGCAACATGTTACAGAGGCCATGAAAGGTCTGGGTCTTGACAAAGTATCACCTTACAAAGTGAGGATTTTGGTCGACAAACAAGGGCAGATCCACTTGGATCTTGTTGGGCCTATCGACATCCCACTCAACACTTCCTTGGACTGTGCTACCACATTTACTGCCTATTTAGATACCAAACCTACCGTGATATCTCCCTTTACATCTTTCAAGACTACTTACAGAAAGGCTTACAACAACGCCAAGGCTCGGACTGTTCCCGAAAACACTATTAATACCGATGTTATTCTATATAATACCGCTGGAAGCATTACCGAGAGTTCTTTCTGTAACGTAGCTTTACAACGAAGCGTCAAGAACCCACTTACTGGACAAGAAACTATGAGATGGGTTACACCCCCATTATCGGTTGGATGTATTGAAGGGACATTTAGAAAATATCTAATGGACAAAGAAATCCTCTATGAAGCGGCGGTTTCTGTAAAGTCCTTAAAAAATGGTGAAGTTATACTTCTATTCAATGCAGTTCGAGGAATCATCAAGGCACAATTGGTCTTGTAA
- a CDS encoding uncharacterized protein (BUSCO:EOG093418DQ): MPLVSNIEPGPDTFRILLTTDNHIGFMENDPIRGDDGWKTFSEILHLAVLKDVDMVIQGGDLFHMNQPSKKAYYHVIQILRECCWNDKPIEFRLISDPSNAMATKHFSYPAEYDNNVNVGIPMYAISGNHDDATGEELLSPLDLLSVGALLNHFGRVTNNDQITVYPLLFNKGTTNLALYGLQNIREERLKRTMASSNLEFLQPDTGTTDVQWFSLMCIHQNHVQRPGIRVVEEINLPDFLDFIFWGHEHDCIPHTVENPSTGFNVLQAGSSIATSLSEGELAEKHVFILNIKGKDFSLEPIALKSVRPFAMKSVVLAETGLSATSSNKAEVLNFLIGQVEQLIKDAIHRWKENNKDEFDSEELTEADVPLPLVRLRVEYSGGYEVENPRYFSNRFVGEVANVNDVLTLYRKKSPTKDLFTAMVKESRAFAKTSSNEQGSESQTGDSNIFGMIENQLNDNDLILIRKDEFSNTLSDLISKDNKVVLDDFVKEEEDKSLELLKKLALTDDEATSKDVSQVKKSFRRLAKRIRVEAEYAGADDITGSTIEPNRAASVEVPLEPMEISDEESLRLTRTSRTTEIREQKAEPKQVKRTTKAKQSHLAPSLFSGLGRRK; this comes from the coding sequence ATGCCGTTAGTCAGCAATATTGAACCAGGTCCTGATACTTTCAGAATACTGCTAACAACGGACAACCATATCGGGTTTATGGAAAATGACCCGATCAGGGGTGATGATGGTTGGAAAACCTTCTCTGAAATTCTGCATCTTGCTGTACTCAAGGACGTGGATATGGTGATTCAAGGGGGTGATCTTTTCCACATGAATCAACCCAGTAAAAAGGCTTACTACCACGTGATTCAGATATTGAGGGAGTGTTGCTGGAATGATAAGCCTATTGAGTTTAGATTGATTTCTGATCCTTCCAATGCGATGGCTACTAAGCATTTCAGCTACCCCGCGGAATATGATAATAACGTTAATGTGGGTATCCCTATGTATGCCATTTCCGGAAACCATGATGATGCTACAGGAGAAGAGTTATTATCTCCGTTGGATTTGCTTTCTGTTGGTGCATTACTTAATCACTTTGGACGGGTCACGAATAATGATCAAATCACCGTGTATCCTCTATTGTTTAATAAGGGTACTACCAACTTGGCGTTGTACGGACTACAGAATATAAGAGAAGAGCGTTTGAAGAGGACAATGGCCTCTAGTAACTTGGAATTCCTACAGCCTGATACCGGTACTACAGATGTTCAGTGGTTCAGTTTGATGTGTATTCATCAGAATCATGTCCAAAGACCGGGTATAAGggttgttgaagagataAACCTACCGGACTTTCttgattttattttttGGGGTCATGAACATGATTGCATTCCTCATACAGTAGAGAACCCATCTACTGGGTTCAACGTTCTACAAGCAGGCTCTTCTATAGCGACATCACTATCGGAAGGAGAACTGGCAGAAAAACATGTATTTATATTGAACATTAAGGGGAAGGACTTTTCACTAGAACCAATTGCATTGAAATCTGTACGTCCATTTGCAATGAAGAGCGTGGTACTTGCAGAAACGGGGTTATCTGCCACTTCATCCAATAAAGCGGAAGTGCTAAACTTTCTTATAGGCCAAGTGGAGCAGCTTATAAAAGATGCGATTCATCGATGGAAGGAGAATAATAAAGACGAATTCgatagtgaagagttgACCGAAGCAGACGTTCCGCTACCTTTGGTGCGATTAAGAGTCGAATACAGTGGGGGTTACGAAGTGGAGAATCCACGATATTTCTCGAATCGATTTGTTGGTGAGGTGGCTAACGTTAATGATGTCCTTACGCTTTATAGAAAAAAATCACCCACTAAAGACTTGTTTACTGCCATGGTGAAAGAGAGCAGAGCGTTTGCAAAAACGTCTTCAAATGAACAAGGCTCAGAAAGTCAGACGGGAGACTCCAATATATTTGGAATGATTGAAAATCAGTTGAATGATAATGATTTGATACTTATACGGAAGGATGAGTTTTCAAATACTTTGAGTGATCTCATCTCAAAGGATAATAAAGTTGTTTTAGATGATTTCgtgaaggaagaagaggataaGAGTTTGGAGCTGTTGAAAAAGTTGGCATTGACAGATGATGAGGCCACCAGCAAGGATGTTTCGCAAGTTAAGAAGAGCTTCAGGAGGCTAGCCAAGAGGATACGTGTTGAGGCAGAATATGCGGGAGCTGATGACATTACAGGGTCTACAATTGAGCCTAACCGCGCTGCTTCGGTAGAAGTTCCTCTTGAGCCTATGGAGATATCTGACGAGGAATCTCTCAGACTCACTAGAACTTCTAGAACTACGGAAATACGTGAGCAAAAGGCAGAACCAAAACAGGTCAAGCGGACGACTAAAGCCAAACAATCGCATCTTGCACCCAGCTTGTTCAGTGGACTAGgtagaagaaagtga
- a CDS encoding uncharacterized protein (EggNog:ENOG41) has translation MGINSDPGSGPFSQSAVSMINNRSSTSLQTEQPQQQQQQQQQQQLQQSGKTSGTITSTKPVQYNPGMRSQLAMNQNASGSSIQLQEYVEGRAALPPISEIWDRLDKWLEREFPELGDDMEDGVTSTDLNAFEKDMGVSLPLDVRDSYKIHDGQVSMGKARGFIYGYPLMDLESVAAEANIWRRVYNQLEKTDNMFLDSTIDASAFSQKQKNHHSQFLSNQRSVPEGAIQELYCHPNWIPFVKDNAGNNIAIDLAPGPNGRWGQIILFGRDFDIKVVVATSLTEFLFNLCEDLEDGKFDINDDEDLIYYDHRIPYEYFNVLKMRSYSKYKEDVRRLQHAQHIQQKVQQSVKKPQEASSEQATKTAEESISLPKETLISPDSESKDVPKNDSFVIDDKEREEDPKSKEEPKEELELEFKEEPKEEPKEEPKEEPKEEPKEEPKEEPKEEPKEEPKEEPKEEPKEEPKEEPKEEPKEEPKEEPKEEPIEELKGKSKEESIEEVKEVPVEQLKESIVVEEEEPKERVAIPN, from the exons ATGGGAATC aacagTGACCCTGGCTCTGGGCCATTCTCGCAATCTGCCGTGTCTATGATCAACAATCGATCATCCACGTCGCTTCAAACTGAGCAaccacaacaacagcaacagcaacaacaacagcagcagcttcAACAATCTGGCAAAACCTCAGGTACAATAACTTCTACTAAACCGGTTCAATACAACCCAGGTATGAGATCGCAGCTTGCTATGAATCAGAATGCTAGTGGTAGCAGTATCCAATTGCAGGAGTATGTCGAGGGTCGTGCTGCATTACCTCCGATTTCTGAAATTTGGGACAGGCTTGATAAGTGGTTGGAAAGAGAGTTCCCAGAATTAGGTGACGACATGGAAGATGGCGTGACTTCCACCGATTTGAATGCTTTTGAGAAGGATATGGGCGTCTCCCTTCCCTTGGATGTCAGAGATTCTTATAAGATACATGATGGTCAGGTTTCTATGGGTAAGGCTAGGGGATTCATCTATGGTTACCCACTCATGGACTTGGAATCTGTAGCTGCTGAGGCAAACATCTGGCGCAGAGTTTACAATCAACTCGAGAAGACGGATAATATGTTTCTTGATTCCACAATCGATGCCAGTGCGTTTTctcagaaacagaagaatcaCCACTCTCAATTCCTTTCTAACCAAAGGTCTGTGCCTGAAGGTGCCATTCAAGAGCTATATTGCCATCCAAACTGGATTCCCTTTGTGAAGGACAATGCCGGTAACAACATTGCCATTGACCTGGCACCTGGACCAAATGGACGTTGGGGTCAGATCATTCTTTTTGGACGCGATTTTGATATCAAAGTTGTGGTTGCCACTAGTTTAACAGAATTTTTGTTCAATTTATGTgaggatttggaagatggTAAGTTCGATATCAATGATGACGAGGATTTAATTTATTATGATCACAGAATTCCTTACGAGTACTTCAATGTTCTTAAAATGAGATCATATTCGAAATATAAAGAGGATGTTCGTCGCTTGCAGCACGCACAGCACATTCAACAAAAGGTTCAGCAATCTGTGAAGAAGCCTCAAGAGGCTTCGTCAGAACAGGCAACTAAAACAGCTGAAGAGTCGATTTCTTTACCAAAGGAGACCCTCATTTCCCCTGATAGTGAAAGCAAAGATGTACCAAAGAATGATTCATTTGTGATTGATGATAAGGAGcgtgaagaagatcctaAATCTAAAGAGGAGcctaaagaagaactcgaATTAGAATTTAAAgaggaacctaaagaggaacctaaagaggaacctaaagaggaacctaaagaggaacctaaagaggaacctaaagaggaacctaaagaggaacctaaagaggaacctaaagaggaacctaaagaggaacctaaagaggaacctaaagaggaacctaaagaggaacctaaagaggaacctaaagaggaacctaaagaggaacctATAGAGGAACTTAAAGGGAAATCTAAGGAAGAATCTATAGAGGAAGTTAAGGAAGTGCCTGTAGAGCAACTCAAGGAATCAATAGTagttgaagaggaagaaccAAAGGAACGTGTCGCTATTCCTAACTGA
- the CKI2 gene encoding Casein kinase I 2 yields the protein MDKSNSKPIQSPPAPRSPLLMPTAERTRSAPQPPSNRAQALGQAIQESPQQLQQYQPQLQQSQSQSQSQSQAESQPPQAQAQDQGQSQPEQSDSSRRHHRHRHGQSGSSSSSRNIIAGHYQIAQKIGEGSFGIIFKGYDLLRDNQPVAIKFESRKSEAPQLRDEFKAYKILSNAVNNYTKSGADIDPGHTKYLSLLGMPKVYYFGQEGYYNILIIQLLGPSLEDLFEWCGRRFSIKTVAQCAKQMIARIQFVHENNLIYRDIKPDNFLVGATSDDNTIYLVDFGMIKQYRNPITKQHIPYRERKSLSGTARYMSINTHLGREQSRRDDLESLGHVFIYFLKGELPWQGLKAPTNKLKYEKIGEKKQATSIQQLCGRLPSQFGEYMAYVRSLKFEEQPDYRYLVSLMDLALASVGETDDGIYDWMKLNDGRGWDWAKNKKINLNGYGSNNRNKQHRSTRAIPPNHSQLQNSLSRDNSKSASKYNPDVYGKINENTALLTGQLHYDSYVNSYSRQQQDQDNKDNAEGFGDLIIT from the exons ATGGACAAGTCCAACTCCAAACCAATTCAATCTCCTCCCGCTCCTCGTTCACCATTGCTTATGCCTACGGCTGAACGGACACGCAGCGCGCCACAGCCACCATCAAATAGGGCACAGGCGTTGGGTCAAGCAATCCAGGAGTCTCCACAGCAGTTGCAGCAGTACCAACCGCAGTTGCAAcagtctcagtctcagtctcagtctcagtctCAAGCAGAATCCCAGCCACCTCAAGCGCAGGCTCAAGATCAAGGGCAATCTCAACCCGAGCAATCTGACTCTTCTCGTCGacatcatcgtcatcggCATGGTCAATCAGGCTCATCCTCGTCTAGTCGAAACATTATTGCCGGGCATTATCAGATTGCGCAAAAAATCGGTGAAGGCTCCTTTGGAATTATATTTAAGGGTTACGATCTTTTGCGTGACAATCAACCTGTGGCGATCAAATTTGAGAGTCGAAAATCAGAGGCTCCCCAATTGAGAGACGAGTTCAAGGCTTACAAGATCTTGAGCAACGCCGTCAACAATTACACTAAAAGTGGAGCAGACATAGATCCCGGGCATACAAAATATTTGTCTCTTTTGGGGATGCCCAAAGTGTATTATTTTGGACAGGAGGGATATTATAACATTCTCATCATTCAACTGTTAGGACCTTCGCTAGAAGATTTGTTTGAGTGGTGTGGAAGAAGGTTCAGCATAAAAACCGTGGCTCAATGTGCCAAACAAATGATTGCCAGAATCCAATTTGTTCATGAAAATAATCTCATATATAGAGACATCAAACCTGACAACTTCCTCGTAGGAGCTACGAGCGATGATAACACTATATACTTGGTGGATTTTGGCATGATAAAACAATACAGGAATCCTATCACCAAGCAGCATATACCCTATCGAGAGCGCAAGTCTTTAAGTGGTACTGCACGATATATGTCTATCAACACGCATTTGGGGAGAGAGCAGTCCAGACGGGATGATTTGGAGTCATTGGGTCATGTGTTCATTTACTTTTTAAAGGGAGAACTTCCTTGGCAGGGTCTCAAGGCTCCCACAAATAAACTTAAGTACGAGAAGATTGGCGAGAAGAAACAAGCCACTTCAATCCAGCAGCTCTGCGGTAGATTACCTTCCCAGTTTGGCGAGTATATGGCTTATGTTCGCAGCttgaaatttgaagagcAACCTGACTACAGATACCTTGTATCTCTTATGGATTTGGCATTAGCCAGTGTGGGAGAGACAGATGACGGAATATACGACTGGATGAAACTAAACGATGGTAGGGGTTGGGATTGGGCtaagaacaagaagattAATTTGAATGGTTACGGCTCCAACAATCGCAACAAACAGCACAGGTCCACCAGGGCCATACCACCTAATCATTCTCAGTTACAAAATTCTTTGAGCAGAGACAACTCTAAGAGTGCCTCCAAGTACAATCCTGATGTCTATGGTAAAATTAACGAGAATACTGCATTGCTGACTGGTCAGCTTCACTACGATTCTTATGTTAATTCTTACTCTAGGCAACAACAGGATCAAGATAATAAAGACAATGCCGAAGGGTTCGGTG ATCTTATCATCACATAG
- the MET2 gene encoding homoserine O- acetyltransferase — MSAGGDHTRKYKLQTEVVKVSYDDSWHASCPPIYQTATFKNPDVLHMGKYDYTRSGNPTRTILQEHLAKIIGCKQVWVVNSGMSCLDIITRLLKPGDEVVSGDDLYGGTDRLLTYINNNGDIKVGHHDITNLDLMKSKITENTKMVILESPTNPLMKIVDLKSIAEHAHKVNPQCIVVFDNTMMTPLMMKPLELGADIHYESATKYLNGHHDIMAGVLATDNEELADRLFFVINSIGSGLAPFESWLLMRGLKTLALRLERQQSNCIKLANWLESQGFKVRYPGLKSHPQYELHKSQTKGTGAVLSFETGDIDLSERIVRNVDIFGVTVSFGCVNSLISLPCKMSHASIDPKVRAERGFPEDLIRVCVGIEDIDDLIFDLDHAIKQAKKEQKERN, encoded by the coding sequence ATGTCAGCAGGAGGTGACCATACCAGAAAATACAAGTTGCAAACGGAGGTTGTGAAAGTGTCGTATGACGATTCGTGGCATGCATCGTGTCCCCCTATCTACCAGACCGCTACTTTTAAGAATCCTGATGTTCTTCACATGGGAAAGTACGATTATACCAGGTCGGGTAATCCAACTAGAACTATTCTTCAGGAACATCTGGCTAAAATTATTGGATGTAAGCAAGTGTGGGTCGTTAATTCAGGTATGTCTTGTCTCGACATCATTACCAGGCTCTTGAAGCCAGGCGATGAGGTGGTTTCCGGTGATGACCTATACGGTGGTACCGACAGATTGTTGACATATATCAATAACAATGGGGATATCAAGGTGGGACATCATGATATAACCAATTTAGATTTGATGAAGTCGAAGATTACTGAGAATACTAAGATGGTGATCTTGGAGTCTCCAACCAACccattgatgaagatcGTTGATTTGAAATCCATTGCCGAACATGCCCACAAGGTTAATCCTCAATGTATCGTCGTGTTTGATAACACAATGATGACtccattgatgatgaaaccATTAGAGTTAGGCGCAGATATCCACTACGAGTCCGCTACTAAGTATTTAAACGGTCACCACGATATTATGGCGGGTGTTCTTGCCACAGACAACGAGGAATTGGCCGACAGATTGTTCTTTGTGATCAATTCTATTGGATCTGGTCTTGCACCTTTCGAGTCCTGGTTATTGATGAGAGGTTTGAAGACCTTGGCTCTTAGATTAGAGAGACAGCAAAGTAACTGCATCAAACTTGCCAATTGGTTGGAGAGTCAGGGATTTAAAGTAAGATATCCGGGTTTGAAGTCTCATCCTCAGTATGAACTACATAAATCTCAGACTAAGGGTACCGGTGCTGTTTTATCCTTTGAAACAGGAGATATTGATTTAAGTGAGAGAATTGTACGGAACGTTGACATCTTTGGTGTTACTGTCTCTTTTGGTTGCGTCAActctttgatctctttaCCTTGTAAGATGTCACATGCTTCAATAGATCCAAAAGTGAGAGCCGAGAGAGGCTTCCCTGAAGATCTCATTAGAGTTTGCGTAGGTATAGAGGATATTGACGACTTAATTTTTGACTTGGACCACGCTATTAAACAGGCCaagaaggagcagaaagagagaaactAG
- a CDS encoding uncharacterized protein (CAZy:GT8~EggNog:ENOG41): MSIRRYKRFLILVTIVLVCLIAGDLFKNSGHVVNIVGLRADQGNIHKNKEDPVIEALLKKKTLTDDEEVEVIHHFGFNPYEIKSISAETLFQLHRTKEIDIGEDYLDWGKVAYVQYATDLDHVCPAVINFNRLRQLGAKADFLFLYAGNQSEVNNESEKEMLKKIESTGATIKYVKPIELPSESSYWEKSFTKLYSFSLTEYDRVVFFDSDSLVLKSMDELFTLPDSVLAMPVNYINFRDFDKLKLKLEGAIETPYDRANELSDYYAEIIEPETGYDDIEWLMKIVYASLPSLNLSIKLLKSYGLQYQLASYIMVIHPNKDVFNSLMEALNHRKKNEYDMDVLNNVFNLEKIARTHKNYYSLGDQSYIPLIQVIPHNPYALLSGELRKFHRSHDCYLADPINLPEIGYDYPELKNPGVKTSPIGYLQDEESESTTHLEIPYWSWYWDKQVTTYGWSSNVVLGDAKLVHFSDAPLPKPWTPIPDIRNKLALDAQIQCEKVTGGNKLGCEKEVNQWVALYDKYSQLAQQYC, translated from the coding sequence ATGTCTATTCGAAGGTACAAACGATTTCTAATCTTGGTGACTATTGTCCTCGTATGTTTGATTGCCGGTGATTTATTTAAGAATTCTGGACATGTCGTGAATATTGTTGGTTTACGAGCAGATCAAGGGAATATCCATAAAAATAAAGAGGACCCTGTCATTGAAGCTTTgctaaaaaaaaaaactcTCACTGACGACGAAGAGGTTGAAGTGATTCACCATTTCGGCTTTAATCCTTACGAAATAAAGTCTATCTCAGCAGAGACATTGTTTCAATTACATCGAACTAAAGAAATCGATATAGGTGAGGATTATCTTGATTGGGGTAAAGTGGCATACGTTCAATATGCCACCGATCTTGATCACGTGTGCCCAGCAgtaatcaacttcaatcGTTTGAGACAACTTGGTGCCAAGGCTGactttctgtttctttatGCTGGTAACCAATCCGAAGTGAATAATGAAAGCGAAAaagagatgttgaagaaaatcgaGAGTACAGGAGCTACCATCAAGTATGTCAAGCCAATTGAATTACCTTCCGAATCTTCGTATTGGGAGAAGAGCTTCACCAAGTTGTACAGTTTTTCATTGACTGAGTACGACAGAGTTGTATTTTTCGATTCGGATTCACTCGTTCTCAAAAGCATGGACGAGTTATTTACCCTCCCAGACTCCGTATTGGCTATGCCCGTCAATTATATCAACTTTCGAGACTTTGATAAACTGAAATTGAAACTGGAGGGTGCAATTGAAACACCTTATGATAGAGCCAACGAATTATCTGACTACTACGCTGAAATTATAGAGCCCGAGACTGGATATGATGACATTGAATGGCTCATGAAGATAGTGTATGCTTCGTTACCTTCTTTGAATCTATCTATCAAATTACTAAAGTCGTACGGACTACAGTATCAACTAGCAAGTTATATTATGGTGATTCATCCTAATAAAGATGTTTTTAACAGCTTGATGGAGGCACTTAATCACCGCAAGAAAAACGAGTACGATATGGATGTCTTGAATAACGTATtcaacttggaaaagatcGCACGAACGCATAAAAACTATTATAGCTTGGGAGATCAGTCTTATATTCCGTTGATTCAAGTTATTCCTCATAATCCTTATGCTTTGCTCTCTGGAGAATTACGAAAGTTCCATCGATCCCATGACTGCTATCTTGCCGACCCCATCAATCTTCCGGAAATCGGTTACGACTACccagaattgaagaatcctGGTGTAAAAACCTCTCCAATTGGTTATCTCcaggatgaagaatcagagAGCACGACCCATCTAGAAATACCATATTGGTCATGGTATTGGGACAAGCAAGTGACTACGTATGGATGGAGCAGTAATGTGGTGCTTGGAGATGCTAAACTAGTGCACTTCTCAGATGCTCCACTACCTAAACCGTGGACACCGATACCTGATATCAGAAACAAACTTGCTTTGGATGCGCAGATTCAATGTGAAAAGGTTACAGGGGGTAATAAGCTAGGCTGCGAGAAGGAGGTGAACCAATGGGTAGCACTCTACGATAAGTACTCGCAATTAGCACAACAATATTGTTAA